One genomic segment of Thermogemmatispora onikobensis includes these proteins:
- a CDS encoding type III pantothenate kinase, whose protein sequence is MLLAIDISNTNIKFGLYNSEALKHHWTVSTVRQRTADEYAMLLGTLMNHSGHTFGDVHAVIFSCVVPPLTPVFQELVQRYFHQEAIIVDHTLDLGLRLLVDNPWEVGSDRIVTAIAAHELYGGPAIVISFSTAATFDVISVRGDFLGGAIAPGLMISAEALSSAAARLFRVELTPPRSALGKNTTENMQSGIIYGHVGLVQGLIHRLRAEIPEVPDQGEVKIIAHGGLANFMAPLIPEIQYVNQFLPLEGLRIAYDRLRNGYRQRER, encoded by the coding sequence ATGCTGCTGGCTATTGACATCAGCAACACCAATATCAAGTTTGGCCTCTACAACAGTGAGGCCCTCAAACATCACTGGACCGTCTCCACTGTGCGCCAGCGTACTGCTGACGAGTACGCGATGCTGTTGGGCACGCTCATGAACCATAGCGGGCACACTTTCGGCGATGTCCACGCTGTTATTTTCTCGTGCGTCGTGCCACCGTTGACGCCGGTCTTCCAGGAACTGGTCCAGCGCTATTTTCACCAGGAAGCCATTATTGTCGATCACACACTGGACCTGGGTCTGCGTCTGCTGGTTGATAACCCGTGGGAAGTTGGCTCTGACCGTATTGTCACGGCCATCGCCGCTCACGAGCTGTATGGTGGCCCCGCCATAGTGATCTCTTTCAGCACAGCCGCCACCTTTGACGTGATCTCGGTCCGGGGCGACTTTCTCGGTGGTGCCATAGCCCCAGGGTTGATGATCTCCGCCGAGGCCCTCAGCAGCGCCGCTGCGCGCCTCTTCCGTGTCGAGCTGACTCCGCCGCGTTCGGCCCTGGGCAAGAACACAACAGAGAACATGCAGTCCGGCATCATCTACGGCCATGTAGGTCTTGTTCAGGGACTGATCCATCGCTTGCGCGCTGAGATCCCCGAGGTACCCGATCAGGGCGAGGTCAAAATCATCGCCCACGGCGGCCTGGCGAATTTCATGGCTCCGCTCATCCCTGAAATTCAATATGTCAACCAGTTCCTCCCTCTGGAAGGTCTGCGCATTGCCTATGATCGCCTGCGCAATGGCTACCGCCAGCGGGAACGCTAG
- a CDS encoding ARPP-1 family domain-containing protein: MMEIQVKQEAAETSPLTGLLAHLAPGPLVSWGVLEVIGLFPVCTELEQSRARFVPPMRSLEVVGSPNYGTLVLRNRATEGVLVLPMHVAFFQPGVQNHATSRVLILDADETLTADDCYCIQQTQSGTLRQAQQRFSMLPLGLRRAAFELQGIKDFRRLWTAIAAYSRRYGINYGGHLDRWLRPNFASLLPYRHALEWLPGQVGAAFFLAGRLVGVEVTPNSAYWTEMLPVLLIYCYGSAALLAEHQHRAPARPVLDLEGLRDLDDLQQRLAEARRQEQEQRLTQLSSLASLYKRARPAEEHAGLRLLSISQGEWLGQIVYAGSEVVYLSLFRSEL, encoded by the coding sequence ATGATGGAGATTCAGGTCAAGCAGGAGGCGGCGGAGACCTCTCCTCTTACAGGGCTGCTGGCCCACCTGGCCCCTGGTCCGCTGGTCTCCTGGGGTGTGCTGGAGGTCATCGGCCTTTTTCCGGTCTGCACCGAGCTGGAGCAGAGCCGTGCGCGCTTTGTTCCTCCTATGCGCTCCCTGGAGGTGGTCGGCTCCCCCAACTATGGAACGCTCGTTTTGCGCAATCGGGCCACAGAGGGAGTGCTGGTGCTGCCTATGCATGTGGCGTTCTTCCAGCCAGGGGTGCAGAATCACGCGACCAGCCGTGTGCTGATCCTTGATGCCGATGAAACGCTGACAGCAGACGACTGCTACTGCATCCAGCAGACCCAGAGCGGCACGCTGCGCCAGGCCCAGCAGCGCTTCTCTATGTTGCCTCTCGGGCTCCGCCGCGCTGCCTTCGAGTTGCAGGGAATCAAGGATTTCAGGCGCCTCTGGACGGCAATCGCCGCCTATTCGCGCCGCTACGGGATCAATTACGGCGGCCATCTGGATCGCTGGCTGCGTCCTAACTTCGCCAGTTTGCTGCCTTACCGCCACGCGTTGGAGTGGCTGCCTGGTCAGGTCGGCGCTGCTTTCTTCCTGGCCGGTAGGTTGGTCGGCGTGGAGGTGACTCCGAACAGCGCTTACTGGACCGAGATGCTGCCTGTCCTGCTGATCTACTGCTATGGCTCTGCTGCCTTGCTGGCCGAGCACCAGCATCGCGCACCAGCGCGCCCGGTCCTCGATCTGGAGGGCCTGCGCGATTTGGATGATCTGCAGCAGCGCCTCGCTGAGGCCCGTCGCCAGGAGCAGGAGCAGCGCCTGACGCAGCTCTCCTCGCTGGCTTCGCTCTATAAGCGGGCTCGTCCCGCTGAGGAACATGCCGGCCTGCGCCTGCTCTCTATCAGCCAGGGCGAGTGGCTCGGCCAGATCGTCTACGCTGGCTCTGAGGTGGTCTATCTGTCTCTGTTCCGCAGCGAGCTGTAA
- a CDS encoding chromate transporter: protein MKNPLLYFWLFLKASLFSTGGFSNFLSLHQDLLANHWAEESDFSQALVIGQLSPGPNGLWVIALGYLTYGYLGAALALLAIMIPPFVALIWEGLYQRLGGLRWVEALMRGVSLAVVGITVGNTWTIIGHSASDWRAWIIGAAACLLALSRRVHVFVILLLAAGAGLLLYGGLTLPWWH, encoded by the coding sequence ATGAAGAATCCGCTCCTCTATTTCTGGCTGTTTCTCAAGGCCTCGCTCTTCTCAACTGGCGGCTTCAGCAACTTTCTCAGCCTGCATCAGGATTTGCTGGCCAACCACTGGGCTGAAGAGAGCGACTTTAGCCAGGCCCTGGTCATTGGCCAGTTGAGTCCTGGGCCAAACGGTCTCTGGGTCATTGCCTTGGGTTATCTGACCTATGGCTATCTGGGTGCGGCGCTGGCGCTGCTGGCGATCATGATCCCGCCGTTTGTGGCGCTGATCTGGGAGGGGCTGTATCAACGCCTTGGGGGATTGCGCTGGGTCGAGGCGCTGATGCGTGGGGTCTCGCTGGCGGTGGTCGGGATCACTGTGGGCAATACCTGGACGATCATCGGCCATAGCGCCAGCGATTGGCGGGCCTGGATCATCGGGGCCGCTGCCTGCCTGCTAGCATTGAGTCGGCGCGTGCACGTCTTTGTCATCCTGCTGCTGGCCGCTGGGGCCGGCTTGCTGCTGTACGGAGGTCTGACACTCCCCTGGTGGCACTGA
- the cmk gene encoding (d)CMP kinase, producing MEQAERIAIDGPAGAGKSTVGERLARCLGYLYIDTGAMYRALTWLALERDLDPHDGEALGRLAREARIVISHPHIEDGRQYTVTVNGEDVTWAIRSPDVTRTVSLVSAHPEVRSVLIEAQRALARPGRVVMVGRDIGAVVLPDAELKIYLTASLEERGRRRYAELLEHLGHDHPALPSFEEVLADIRRRDEIDRENMQPAPDAIVINTDHLSIAQVLERICHHFRGKR from the coding sequence ATGGAGCAGGCGGAACGCATTGCCATCGATGGACCAGCCGGCGCCGGTAAGAGCACCGTGGGGGAGCGCTTAGCGCGCTGTCTGGGCTATCTCTATATTGACACCGGGGCCATGTATCGGGCTTTGACCTGGCTGGCCCTAGAGCGGGATCTCGACCCGCACGATGGGGAGGCTCTTGGGCGCCTGGCGCGCGAGGCCAGGATCGTCATCAGCCATCCTCATATTGAGGACGGGCGTCAGTACACAGTAACCGTCAACGGCGAAGACGTCACCTGGGCCATTCGCAGCCCTGATGTAACCCGTACCGTCTCGCTGGTCTCTGCCCATCCCGAAGTTCGCAGCGTCCTGATTGAGGCCCAGCGCGCGCTGGCTCGCCCTGGCCGCGTCGTCATGGTTGGACGCGACATCGGCGCCGTGGTCCTGCCCGACGCCGAGCTGAAAATCTATCTGACGGCCAGCCTCGAGGAGCGCGGACGTCGACGCTATGCCGAACTGCTGGAGCACCTCGGCCATGATCACCCGGCCCTTCCCTCCTTTGAGGAAGTGCTCGCTGACATTCGGCGCCGTGACGAGATTGACCGCGAGAACATGCAGCCGGCGCCCGATGCCATAGTCATCAACACCGACCATCTCAGCATCGCGCAAGTTTTGGAACGCATCTGTCACCACTTTCGGGGAAAGCGATGA
- a CDS encoding VWA domain-containing protein has product MDKKLLIEYLNSRQIPLTGQEQMVTLHQRLCEAAPEFYLFLLADPFADLSHKREMLANLIRLPAAHTVTRQRIVEQLRVLPAEEALLVADVIRQRRINNRRAREIGLQLLIGHEQFPQLAATRRQRVTLLLKHLLGERTWSSVRRFLAQPSEVGEKFLRRELLHYAPDPAIARETLCFLAGVPFDPTDPTLAKRMAAREQLEQGEGLPRETLFGLRGIYHRDVPASRVRSLSTSTARVARQDGPLTRLYREALLQELKGEEYCEELWRRTEQAVASLPLVEARLAVVLDLSASMASSGERACHPVALALALVRLLQQRVTSLTLYQVGGSMPASEELLPQPRGMTDLASALLEAARRQPQAILLITDGYENLRQGDAALILQGLRLLGLTMPVYQVVPVYTSSEQLTRRRLGDDFVLLPVQHEQGVREVLTRLFLDYAAESISSVEAEQVQQLLLTR; this is encoded by the coding sequence ATGGACAAGAAGTTGCTCATTGAGTACCTGAATAGCCGCCAGATTCCGCTGACCGGACAGGAACAAATGGTGACATTGCATCAGAGATTGTGCGAGGCGGCTCCCGAATTCTACCTGTTTCTGCTGGCTGATCCATTTGCAGATCTCTCGCACAAGCGAGAGATGCTGGCCAATCTGATTCGCTTGCCAGCAGCCCACACTGTTACCAGGCAGCGCATTGTAGAGCAGCTGCGCGTGCTGCCGGCTGAGGAGGCTTTGCTGGTTGCCGATGTGATCCGGCAGCGGCGCATCAATAACCGGCGCGCACGAGAGATTGGTTTGCAGCTGCTGATCGGTCATGAGCAATTCCCACAGCTGGCGGCGACACGGCGACAGCGGGTGACGCTCTTGTTGAAGCATTTGCTGGGAGAGCGTACCTGGTCTTCGGTCCGGCGCTTCCTGGCGCAGCCGAGCGAGGTCGGTGAGAAGTTCCTGCGGCGCGAGTTGCTGCACTACGCTCCCGACCCAGCGATCGCCCGGGAGACGCTGTGCTTCCTGGCGGGGGTGCCTTTCGATCCAACTGATCCGACGTTGGCAAAGCGTATGGCCGCTCGTGAGCAGCTAGAGCAGGGGGAGGGTCTCCCACGCGAGACCCTCTTCGGCCTGCGCGGCATCTATCACCGCGATGTCCCTGCCAGCCGTGTGCGCTCGCTCTCCACTTCGACGGCGCGAGTTGCACGCCAGGATGGCCCGTTGACCAGGCTCTATAGAGAAGCGCTCCTTCAGGAGTTGAAGGGGGAGGAGTACTGTGAAGAGCTGTGGCGGCGCACGGAGCAGGCCGTGGCCTCGCTCCCTCTGGTTGAAGCGCGGCTGGCAGTGGTTCTTGATCTGTCGGCCTCGATGGCCTCGTCTGGCGAGCGGGCCTGTCATCCGGTAGCTCTGGCGCTGGCCCTGGTGCGCCTGCTGCAGCAGCGTGTGACTTCGCTGACGCTCTATCAGGTCGGTGGCAGTATGCCGGCCAGTGAGGAGCTGTTGCCCCAGCCGCGGGGTATGACCGATCTGGCCAGCGCTTTGCTGGAGGCTGCTCGCAGGCAGCCGCAGGCGATTCTGCTGATTACCGACGGCTACGAGAATCTGCGTCAAGGCGATGCCGCCCTGATCTTACAGGGCTTGCGCCTGCTCGGTCTGACCATGCCTGTCTATCAGGTAGTGCCCGTCTATACCAGCTCTGAGCAGCTGACCCGGCGCCGTCTGGGCGACGATTTCGTGCTGTTGCCTGTGCAACATGAGCAGGGAGTGCGTGAGGTGCTGACACGTCTCTTCCTTGATTACGCGGCTGAGTCTATCTCTTCGGTTGAGGCGGAACAGGTGCAACAACTCTTGCTTACGAGGTGA
- a CDS encoding glycosyltransferase, with the protein MTIVTTPGLERFRGLVSDALLSEIYDLARPLQGVHVLHINTTAQGGGVAALLRVLLPLVRELGIPHTWRVVQLDEFAATFMARLTDMLQGGEPGLITPQDQRQFLDSLRSAMQPLVAERADLYYIHDIQLVPLGQLFPYMRPALWFNHIDTARPDPAALTYISQFLDAYALCTFNTPFSVFPQLPAGRAAVITLGIDPFSERHAPLSEAEGAALLAGCGIDPGRPLITQVSRFGRWKNPWQVIEIYRLVKQRHPEVQVALVGALEASDDIRAQAILADLQQRAGDDPDIHLLWDPAQLTAPVVNAFQRFSQVILQRSSREGFGLTVTEAMWKYQPVVGTSATGVRYQITHGYDGFLADDAESAAAYTLRLLEERELWRQMGEAAHRSVQERFLLPMMLRDYLAALLRVQQLVGSA; encoded by the coding sequence ATGACGATTGTGACAACGCCTGGGTTGGAACGCTTTCGTGGTCTGGTGAGCGACGCTTTGCTCTCCGAGATTTACGATCTGGCGCGTCCTCTCCAGGGCGTGCATGTTCTGCACATTAATACGACGGCGCAGGGCGGTGGTGTGGCTGCTTTACTGCGTGTGCTCCTGCCATTGGTCAGGGAGCTGGGCATCCCTCATACCTGGCGAGTGGTTCAGCTTGACGAGTTCGCCGCCACTTTTATGGCGCGGCTGACCGACATGCTGCAGGGCGGCGAGCCGGGCCTGATTACTCCCCAGGACCAGCGCCAGTTTTTGGATTCGCTGCGGTCCGCCATGCAGCCGCTCGTCGCTGAGCGCGCCGATCTCTACTATATCCACGATATTCAGCTTGTCCCTCTGGGGCAACTGTTCCCATACATGCGCCCGGCTCTCTGGTTCAACCACATCGATACTGCCCGGCCTGATCCAGCGGCGCTCACCTACATCAGTCAATTTCTAGATGCCTATGCCTTATGCACCTTCAACACGCCTTTCTCGGTCTTCCCGCAGTTGCCTGCCGGGCGCGCCGCAGTGATTACCCTGGGGATCGATCCCTTTAGCGAGCGCCATGCGCCCTTGAGCGAGGCTGAGGGGGCTGCTCTCCTGGCTGGCTGTGGGATTGATCCAGGTCGTCCCCTGATTACCCAGGTCTCGCGCTTCGGGCGCTGGAAGAACCCGTGGCAGGTGATCGAGATCTATCGCCTGGTGAAGCAACGTCATCCGGAGGTCCAGGTAGCGCTTGTTGGAGCATTGGAGGCCAGCGATGACATCCGTGCCCAGGCTATTCTCGCCGATCTGCAACAGCGGGCGGGCGATGATCCCGATATTCATCTGCTCTGGGACCCGGCCCAGCTGACCGCGCCGGTGGTCAATGCCTTCCAGCGCTTTTCGCAGGTGATCTTGCAGCGCTCTAGTCGGGAAGGGTTCGGTCTGACGGTAACAGAGGCGATGTGGAAGTATCAGCCAGTAGTGGGGACCTCGGCGACTGGGGTGCGCTACCAGATCACTCATGGGTACGACGGCTTCCTTGCCGATGATGCGGAGAGCGCGGCGGCCTATACACTGCGCTTGCTAGAGGAGCGTGAGCTGTGGCGCCAGATGGGTGAGGCTGCCCATCGCAGCGTTCAGGAGCGTTTTCTGTTGCCCATGATGCTGCGCGACTACCTGGCAGCCCTGCTGCGCGTCCAGCAGCTGGTTGGTAGTGCCTGA
- a CDS encoding chromate transporter, with translation MDNFHADQQKPPTQPVSITVKATPPLRETREPPPSVWELLRIWVLIGLQSFGGGSSTLLLIQREFTEKHRWLTIEEFARDWNLCIMTPGINLVAITVLIGRKLAGAWGIVVSLLGLLLPSAAITTLIAAGFQEIQHLAFVEAMFRGVVPATAGIMLVVAINFARPLLKQGYQEGFAMLALSLAFIALVTLALIVGKIAVVFVVVASALAGRLLFVRAPSLATEGQPPEREERP, from the coding sequence ATGGACAATTTCCACGCAGATCAACAGAAGCCACCGACTCAGCCTGTATCTATTACAGTGAAAGCGACGCCTCCCCTTCGAGAGACCAGGGAGCCGCCGCCATCGGTCTGGGAGCTGCTGCGTATCTGGGTCTTGATCGGCCTGCAGTCCTTCGGCGGCGGCTCTTCGACGCTCTTGCTGATCCAACGAGAGTTTACCGAAAAACATCGCTGGCTGACCATCGAAGAATTTGCCCGTGATTGGAATCTCTGCATTATGACCCCAGGCATCAATCTGGTGGCCATCACCGTCCTCATTGGACGTAAGCTTGCTGGAGCCTGGGGAATAGTGGTCTCGCTCCTGGGTTTGCTGCTCCCGAGCGCGGCGATCACGACCCTCATCGCCGCCGGTTTTCAGGAAATCCAGCACCTGGCCTTTGTCGAAGCGATGTTCCGCGGGGTAGTGCCTGCCACGGCAGGAATCATGCTGGTGGTGGCCATCAACTTTGCTCGTCCGCTGCTCAAGCAAGGCTATCAGGAAGGCTTCGCCATGCTGGCGCTCAGTCTGGCGTTTATTGCTCTGGTGACCCTGGCGCTCATCGTTGGCAAAATCGCTGTAGTGTTCGTTGTGGTGGCCTCCGCCCTCGCCGGTAGGTTGCTCTTTGTCCGAGCGCCGTCGCTGGCCACGGAAGGGCAGCCGCCTGAGAGGGAGGAGCGGCCATGA
- a CDS encoding superoxide dismutase, with translation MAFELPPLPYSYDALEPHIDAQTMQIHHDKHHGTYVENLNKALEGHPFASLPVEEVLRRINEVPENVRTAVRNNGGGHANHSMFWRIMKPNGGGQPSGDLAKAIEQTFGSFENFKDQFIDAGLKRFGSGWAWLVLDKQGKLQIISTANQDSPYMDGLYPVMGNDVWEHAYYLKYQNRRADYLKAWWNVVNWEEVERRYAEGLSQQK, from the coding sequence ATGGCATTTGAACTTCCACCTCTGCCCTATAGCTACGATGCTCTGGAGCCGCACATCGACGCGCAGACGATGCAGATCCACCACGATAAGCATCACGGCACCTACGTCGAGAACCTTAACAAGGCACTGGAAGGCCATCCCTTTGCCAGTCTGCCGGTTGAGGAGGTGCTGCGGCGCATCAACGAGGTACCGGAGAATGTGCGCACGGCGGTGCGCAACAATGGTGGTGGGCATGCCAATCACAGCATGTTTTGGCGCATCATGAAGCCGAATGGCGGCGGCCAGCCCAGTGGCGATCTGGCGAAGGCTATCGAGCAGACCTTTGGCTCGTTCGAGAACTTCAAGGATCAGTTCATCGATGCCGGCCTGAAGCGCTTCGGCTCGGGTTGGGCCTGGCTGGTTCTGGACAAGCAGGGAAAGCTGCAGATCATCTCGACTGCCAATCAGGATAGCCCCTACATGGATGGCCTCTATCCCGTGATGGGTAACGATGTCTGGGAGCATGCTTACTACCTGAAGTATCAGAACCGCCGCGCCGACTACTTGAAAGCCTGGTGGAACGTGGTCAACTGGGAAGAGGTTGAGCGCCGCTACGCTGAGGGATTGAGCCAGCAGAAGTAG
- a CDS encoding lysophospholipid acyltransferase family protein yields MKQEVSLSSDQEQPESRQPLKRTASSRSDRDLYQPYETPTLIYEILRILAVLLLAVIARMRPRGRHHIPRQGPYIIASNHLAWTDIPLIPIYVPQKVVYMAKEEVFQGRLRWLARFLGAFPVRRGEGDRQALRAAEAVLKAGRVLVIFPEGTRSRTRTLARAHAGLGMIALRAGVPVLPVAIWGSEDLFKKFRPEIHIVYGEPLLFKPQGSKITREEIEEATERVMRSIAALLPASYRGVYAEGLSPAPEEKAEAGKLVSDE; encoded by the coding sequence ATGAAACAGGAAGTCAGCCTCTCCTCCGACCAGGAGCAGCCGGAGAGCCGGCAGCCACTGAAGCGCACGGCTTCCAGCCGGAGCGACAGGGACCTCTATCAACCCTACGAGACACCGACGCTGATCTATGAGATTCTGCGCATCCTGGCTGTGCTCCTGCTGGCCGTGATCGCGCGCATGCGCCCGCGCGGTCGCCACCATATTCCGCGTCAGGGCCCCTACATTATCGCCTCTAATCACCTCGCCTGGACCGATATTCCTCTCATTCCGATCTATGTGCCCCAGAAGGTCGTCTACATGGCCAAGGAAGAGGTCTTTCAGGGACGTTTGCGCTGGCTGGCGCGTTTTCTTGGAGCCTTCCCCGTCCGCCGCGGCGAGGGGGATCGCCAGGCTCTGCGCGCGGCGGAGGCCGTGCTGAAAGCCGGTCGGGTGCTGGTCATCTTCCCCGAGGGCACGCGCAGCCGCACACGCACGCTGGCCCGCGCTCACGCCGGCCTGGGAATGATTGCCCTGCGCGCTGGCGTGCCAGTTCTGCCTGTGGCTATCTGGGGCAGCGAGGACCTCTTTAAGAAGTTCCGTCCCGAAATCCATATTGTCTACGGCGAGCCATTGCTCTTTAAGCCCCAAGGCTCCAAGATCACGCGCGAGGAGATCGAAGAGGCCACCGAGCGCGTCATGCGCAGCATCGCCGCCCTCTTGCCGGCCTCCTACCGCGGCGTCTACGCCGAAGGACTCTCTCCCGCGCCTGAAGAAAAGGCTGAGGCAGGCAAGCTGGTCAGCGATGAGTAG
- a CDS encoding PrsW family glutamic-type intramembrane protease: protein MEQRADQPLPEQPVSGEKAPATGTAPAAGAGQLAAPGEQGAVSVNQAVNQMAPGPAQFTYWEHAGSSPVIPGGSGPGWGWGVWPSPSTSPAPPMSAPMAPAASGYASQPAYGGAPSYPFYPGYSPYPPYAGGPPHWPGYWYPGYPSYPGYPGWPVWSAPSAYWQPIPAAAPQSPRDNYQVALGIIGLICSGLTLLVGLGSLLLASLATLLTSTTRSTGELYPLTVQSLVYTCAGLVGGSFCLYHSIRSLLGRPSHILKMPPFWIFLIGYVLTLAIGLILQATHQAVAFLPGTTVLIFLTAIFPALSLFTLGLHLLRHARWSTTWRRFTLALTSGATLGILLASLLELSATLLLAATGPTFNAACLNDPSNPICQTGTKTLVIVLAVVVAPLVEETVKPLGVALISGRFTSGIEAFILGMSAGLGFDLVETVSYISMGYSDWVHVALVRSGAGLLHGLGAGMVALGWYYLIRTKQRRFRLGFACWLYAVLQHALWNACGSLTLLPAPVGPAIESWQLNLGFISFGLDELLILLLTIVFLVLFILIVRWLRVHHQEEATPAPAEAAVPSSGRPAAVGV from the coding sequence GTGGAGCAGAGAGCGGATCAGCCGCTTCCTGAGCAGCCAGTGAGTGGGGAGAAGGCCCCAGCAACGGGGACCGCGCCGGCAGCCGGGGCTGGACAGCTGGCAGCTCCAGGGGAGCAGGGGGCTGTCTCTGTGAATCAGGCGGTCAACCAAATGGCACCTGGCCCGGCGCAATTTACCTATTGGGAGCATGCTGGTTCCAGTCCGGTGATCCCTGGCGGCAGTGGACCAGGATGGGGCTGGGGTGTCTGGCCCTCACCGTCGACGTCACCTGCGCCCCCTATGTCAGCGCCGATGGCTCCGGCAGCTTCGGGGTACGCATCCCAGCCAGCCTACGGCGGAGCACCCTCTTATCCTTTCTATCCCGGCTATTCGCCTTATCCGCCCTATGCCGGTGGCCCGCCCCACTGGCCAGGCTATTGGTATCCCGGCTATCCGTCCTATCCAGGCTACCCGGGCTGGCCAGTCTGGTCGGCTCCTTCCGCTTACTGGCAGCCAATCCCTGCCGCTGCTCCCCAGTCCCCACGAGACAATTACCAGGTGGCGCTGGGGATCATTGGCCTCATCTGTTCGGGGCTGACCCTGTTGGTCGGTCTAGGGTCATTGCTCTTGGCCAGCCTTGCGACCTTGCTCACCAGCACTACGCGATCGACAGGAGAACTCTATCCCCTGACCGTGCAATCGCTGGTCTATACCTGTGCCGGCCTGGTCGGGGGCAGCTTCTGTCTCTACCATAGCATCCGCTCGTTGTTAGGCAGGCCGAGCCATATCCTGAAGATGCCGCCGTTCTGGATCTTTCTGATTGGCTATGTCCTTACTCTCGCCATCGGGCTGATCCTGCAGGCCACCCATCAGGCCGTTGCCTTTCTACCAGGGACCACAGTCCTGATCTTCCTCACAGCCATCTTTCCCGCTCTGTCGCTCTTCACACTGGGTTTGCATCTGTTGCGCCATGCTCGCTGGTCGACCACGTGGCGACGTTTCACGCTTGCCCTGACCAGTGGGGCGACCCTGGGCATTCTGCTGGCCTCGCTGCTGGAACTCTCCGCGACGCTGCTCCTTGCGGCCACAGGTCCCACCTTTAACGCGGCCTGTTTGAATGATCCATCGAACCCCATTTGCCAGACAGGAACCAAGACGCTGGTCATCGTGCTGGCTGTGGTAGTGGCTCCATTGGTAGAAGAGACGGTCAAACCGCTGGGAGTAGCATTGATCAGTGGGCGCTTCACCAGCGGGATCGAGGCTTTCATCCTGGGGATGAGCGCCGGGCTTGGCTTCGACCTGGTCGAGACTGTTAGCTACATCAGCATGGGGTACAGCGACTGGGTCCATGTGGCGCTGGTACGTTCAGGGGCGGGATTACTGCACGGTCTGGGGGCAGGCATGGTAGCCCTGGGCTGGTACTACCTGATTCGCACCAAACAGCGGCGTTTCCGTCTCGGCTTCGCTTGCTGGTTGTACGCGGTGCTACAGCATGCTCTCTGGAACGCCTGCGGTTCGCTCACGCTGCTTCCCGCGCCAGTAGGGCCAGCCATTGAGAGCTGGCAGCTGAATCTGGGGTTCATCAGCTTCGGCCTCGATGAGCTGTTAATCCTCTTGTTAACAATCGTCTTCCTGGTGCTCTTCATCCTGATCGTACGCTGGCTACGTGTACATCATCAGGAGGAGGCGACGCCAGCGCCGGCTGAAGCGGCAGTTCCTTCCAGTGGGCGACCGGCAGCTGTCGGGGTATAA
- a CDS encoding tryptophan 2,3-dioxygenase family protein, whose protein sequence is MSKRSEHVEVQRPARRESVYARYLRLSELLSLQKPEEELAHHDELQFQIVHQVFELWWKETAFELRSISRLLKEANLHEALRLLQRVIRIQYLLLENMRMLETMSPWDFHAFRKLLAGGAGSDSPGYRELQRLSPPLWDDFRSLLAAAGASLSDVYLQAGRYPLLHAFAEALIDYDEVMQTFRFRHYKLAERMIGATTMGTGGTPMPLLERTTHDMFYPELWEVRNRLSALAQEQGQI, encoded by the coding sequence ATGAGCAAGCGATCCGAACACGTTGAGGTACAGCGCCCTGCGCGCCGCGAGAGCGTCTATGCACGCTATCTGCGGCTCTCTGAACTGTTATCCTTACAGAAGCCAGAGGAGGAGCTGGCCCATCACGATGAGCTGCAATTTCAGATCGTTCATCAGGTGTTCGAGCTATGGTGGAAGGAAACAGCCTTCGAGCTGCGCAGCATCAGCCGCCTGCTCAAGGAGGCGAACCTCCATGAGGCGCTGCGTTTGCTGCAGCGTGTGATCCGCATCCAGTATCTGCTGCTGGAGAATATGCGCATGCTCGAAACAATGTCCCCCTGGGACTTTCACGCTTTTCGCAAGCTGCTGGCCGGGGGGGCAGGCAGCGATTCGCCAGGCTATCGCGAGCTGCAGCGCCTCTCGCCGCCGCTCTGGGACGACTTCCGCTCCTTGCTGGCCGCGGCAGGCGCTTCGCTCAGCGACGTCTACCTCCAGGCCGGACGCTATCCCTTACTGCATGCCTTCGCCGAGGCCCTCATCGATTACGATGAGGTGATGCAGACCTTCCGCTTCCGGCACTATAAGCTCGCCGAGCGTATGATTGGCGCGACGACAATGGGCACTGGCGGCACACCTATGCCCCTTCTCGAACGTACTACTCATGATATGTTCTATCCCGAGCTCTGGGAGGTGCGCAATCGCCTGAGTGCGCTTGCTCAGGAACAGGGCCAGATCTAG